One Plasmodium cynomolgi strain B DNA, chromosome 12, whole genome shotgun sequence genomic region harbors:
- a CDS encoding SEL-1 protein (putative) gives MYRASSYLKLFSTVCVLTFILLCEYHQCAYEKKDKNVDLFSEAHELLDHGEYAKSFAFLRTCVHYDIRCLTLSGVFYYLGLEPVERDVSNALYIWKVCADYGSADAQFYLGIMYSNYFSLPNLYSYYVDEPHIEDTLVLLRVYLRLEGAYLRRSVIECLRGEGVNCQVWKRDEEREHGNNDSSEDRNNFRTPPVVTLTKKNKLIVKIKNIRYNTDELKWYFDNLKKFPNRDYLEKNGKKLNFTRNHDLSLLYLYSSSLANHPGSILSLGIRYMNGYGVEKNCETASRYYLKLTNGIINADTRTHFEMADLIKLNIPHYDQYNMNNKKIRNIEIFLETSLHNNHRILTMIARRYLIGIDGVERNYKKALSYLTKAEKYDNSEAISLLGYIYLLGLGVQIDYSKATDYFIRGNKLKDPLSYNGLGYIHFFGLGNFKKNPHLAFYYFELAAKSSLSSAQFNLACLYLSGVGITQSFHNAFYWFYKSLNNGNVLAAYIIGFMHYNGIISNRNCKVALSLLAKVAENNSFILSTSNRIIRYTEKGRMKEALFLMAQLAETGNVQSQIGISQNINNPEFALFLPSNDKAKKVYASRFLAMASENNDFKSLYTLGDYAYQGHGLYVRIFSKNNVPFDALYDIDERKKANQFDEPKKAATDEKSSQVTPPNEIISADFVDEQGFIFSDRWRFNYGLKFSFNEVDYDLAYHHYKSIISYYPHNFYVIQTISQACYNLGFMHYYGIGVAKNIQKALVYFNSSIKIYPMHKAPSVLFVLYIKFNKHLYNFKKKFQHLKGFLPL, from the exons ATGTATCGTGCATCAAGTTACCTAAAATTGTTCTCAACTGTATGCGTCTTAACGTTTATCCTCCTGTGTGAATACCATCAGTGTGCGTATGAGAAgaaggataaaaatgtagacctCTTTTCTGAGGCGCACGAGCTGCTTGACCATGGCGAGTACGCCAAGTCGTTCGCCTTCCTGAGGACATGCGTGCACTACGACATAAG GTGCCTAACGCTGAGTGGAGTGTTCTATTACCTGGGGCTGGAGCCCGTGGAGAGGGACGTTAGCAACGCACTGTACATATGGAAGGTGTGCGCAGACTACGGAAGCGCAGATGCGCAATTCTACCTGGGAATTATGTACTCAAATTACTTCTCCCTGCCAAACTTGTACTCGTACTATGTAGACGAGCCGCATATAGAAGATACCCTCGTTTTGCTCAGAGTGTACCTTCGCTTGGAAGGAGCCTATTTAAGGAGGAGTGTTATTGAATGCTTACGAGGAGAAGGAGTTAATTGCCAAGTGTGGAAGAGAGACGAAGAAAGGGAACACGGAAACAACGACAGTAGTGAGGATAGAAATAATTTTCGAACCCCCCCAGTGGTGACACtgacaaaaaagaataaactaattgtgaagataaaaaatattagataCAACACAGATGAGTTGAAATGGTATTTTGACAATCTAAAGAAATTTCCCAATAGGGATtacttagaaaaaaatggaaagaaattaaattttacgAGAAATCATGACTTAAGTTTGTTATACTTATACAGTAGTAGTTTGGCTAACCATCCAGGTAGTATTTTATCCTTAGGAATAAGATATATGAATGGTTATGGTGTGgagaaaaattgtgaaacTGCATCTAGGTATTATTTAAAGCTTACAAACGGGATCATCAATGCAGATACTAGAACCCATTTCGAAATGGCTGACTTGATCAAACTAAACATACCACATTATGATCAGTacaatatgaataataaaaaaatcagaaatATAGAAATTTTTCTAGAAACGTCTCTACATAATAACCACAGAATTTTAACCATGATCGCACGAAGGTACCTCATAGGTATAGACGGAGTTGaaagaaattacaaaaaagcACTCTCCTATCTAACCAAAGCAGAAAAGTATGACAATTCAGAGGCCATATCCTTATTAGGATATATTTACCTCCTAGGGTTAGGGGTACAAATTGACTATAGTAAAGCTactgattattttattaggggaaataaattaaaGGATCCTTTGAGTTATAATGGGTTAGGGTATATACACTTCTTCGGAttgggaaattttaaaaaaaatcctcatTTGGCATTTTACTATTTCGAGTTAGCTGCAAAGAGTAGCCTATCATCTGCACAGTTCAATCTAGCTTGCTTGTATTTAAGTGGTGTCGGAATCACACAGTCTTTCCATAATGCTTTTTACTGGTTTTATAAGTCGCTAAATAATGGAAATGTACTAGCTGCTTACATCATAGGGTTTATGCACTACAATGGGATCATTAGCAACAGAAACTGTAAAGTAGCTTTGTCTCTGCTGGCCAAGGTGGCTGAAAATAACTCCTTCATTTTGAGCACCTCCAATAGAATTATTAGATATACAGAAAAGGGCAGAATGAAGGAGGCTCTGTTTCTAATGGCACAACTCGCTGAAACGGGTAACGTCCAATCTCAGATAGGAATATctcaaaatattaacaacCCAGAGTTTGCTCTCTTTTTACCCTCCAATGATAAAGCAAAGAAGGTTTATGCCAGTAGATTCCTCGCCATGGCATCTGAGAACAACGACTTTAAATCGCTGTACACTCTTGGCGATTACGCCTATCAGGGGCACGGCTTGTACGTCCGCATATTTTCCAAGAACAACGTGCCTTTCGACGCGCTCTACGAC ATTGACGAGCGGAAGAAGGCTAATCAGTTTGACGAGCCGAAGAAGGCTGCCACAGATGAAAAGTCGAGCCAGGTCACCCCCCCGAACGAAATAATCTCCGCCGACTTCGTTGACGAACAGGGCTTCATCTTCAGCGACCGTTGGCGATTCAACTACGGATTAAAGTTCTCCTTTAATGAGGTGGATTACGACCTAGCCTATCACCATTACAAAAGCATTATTTCGTACTACCCCCATAACTTCTACGTGATCCAAACCATATCGCAGGCCTGCTACAACTTAGGGTTCATGCATTATTACGGCATAGGCGTAGCGAAGAATATTCAAAAGGCCTTAGTCTATTTTAATTCTTCTATTAAAATTTACCCCATGCATAAGGCCCCCTCCGTTTTGTTTGTACTCTATATAAAGTTTAACAAGCATTTGTATAACTTCAAGAAGAAGTTTCAGCACCTGAAGGGGTTCTTGCCCCTGTAG
- a CDS encoding hypothetical protein (putative) translates to MATIEKSNKSGEHETEAVYKNERKGKTNKIEPFHVNEEKKEVEIGSFNNVENNADIFGISVSKNDMDMNNNNFRNPVVKTNADTEKEDRKSGLMENKSSWETEEENLLNDEANLSDEGEEVEEENVDEKDLILQRYKHGTNIFVNLDDAKKRCVMVDFYSECLNKYKNECSFVYYQNYNSNSNVIINENVDMMGHVHSTHFSCENMESMGNMPISSDKSAMVKGKNAPKNSSSIGIGVGTSVMPGEDFKNFNLQKKKQESLDPLLKCINSLSDRINLQHLVGDPTTYFKVGGGDMFYDINDPFLDDEEMYKELNKTKNEIILTRQIEDEYSVWSADMSDDYVDINPDSFISFYSSKCKYVYSSDEEGEENNTKVCTSEVKKGKEKRGDADRTSIADGMHSYTSGNDNVNDAGFCKRGDEYKGNASYSSSCSNSSDESVIELNQSHMDIINYEQNVNDFIIYSSEEEIEASSSEDENDEDAEESEASDEDIIFNPFAWKKFERHIPPEFVNSFEKLEKELDALPLEVNIEDIQAIIKGNIYSIFVQVRDKQKNILNHFDKTLDDYVEIDIKQLRWLTTIMNKTSNTLNDIDICRIWFEHIFNYNIMVFINCEKEFVSKIKNSQIFEKNNKAHLNGILKDMSSWRAFQEYKEKLAREGAEGGGATTSGTTILGGAAGGAAATATTIAGASGGIANAAEGGSPNRGTNGAKVGSSPSRGASKAANDCSKNGIGHGEPICKEPPECVKLIDARNAEKEKKSAMLEMQGREEAFDEAEDKAYNDVHLKTADSPKNVPLYEGNMDSVFTPHFAKDSAVKEELAEGAGEGGTKVKLVNIKNEHAEANCDSVSLHFSNNSTIEQIDGEKMGGSDYSCAQNNGLLKKECPGGNGGEEDEGRAATVEVPVEAPVEAPVEASVEAPVETTRVAANSPCGAILPLTEAHGEKKTKGPSQNNESYTDIEPDGPKASKGANPNGGQKEEYKSLEKFFKKFVDISYDILNYVKMFIKQKCFLKDMISAGFEALVEKHNKHFMKFPHMTVSEILTNLFNFRYKTNIIISPDYVEALVDFYQEKYKMDISYDKGKNKKVFLFDTNEMHKLNNAYYRSRNSGKERGLVNEHEHCKEEHKGKWGGGKSELEDKGNYRKGGGVGSSGSMVSNDLVLGHSKERFFQNAANKKQGVGKNDHLSMNSAMDMSSKVTNNNTPMGVPTSGATTDGGNNKMSSKKRASESVKHSLTKETNSLTKKKQNKMQSNDLSKKSWDKKKSNKNEKKMCSATHIIICSDNEESQGEEDSPSGQHQVMTKMASQKEKNKGECRNISMLIENITKKKCSANSSSVGSLTINHNVGRDHRRGICNRSYVGQHKANLPNMPSMVNVVSMGSSSQGRPKGHPHSSLPSNNKLQTIRNIFSNSTPMHHNNVNNNTSSSSGIYNAQRKRGTEENLLIISDEQKNLNSNNVLNEKMKLYKKRKMKNDYPCGKKNAQTNILKLNKVNEKMKGKILHSNEKCAVYKCINIETNIA, encoded by the exons ATGGCTACTATcgaaaaaagtaacaaaagCGGCGAACATGAAACAGAGGCcgtttacaaaaatgaaagaaaaggaaagaccAACAAAATAGAGCCGTTTCAtgtgaatgaagaaaaaaaagaagtcgAAATTGGAAGTTTCAAcaatgtagaaaataatgCAGACATTTTTGGCATAAGTGtaagcaaaaatgatatGGACATGAACAATAATAATTTCCGTAACCCTGTCGTGAAGACGAATGCGGACACGGAAAAGGAGGATAGGAAAAGCGGTCtgatggaaaataaaagcagcTGGGAaacggaggaggaaaatTTGCTGAATGATGAAGCGAATTTGTCAgatgaaggggaagaagtagaggaagaaaatgtggATGAGAAAGACCTCATACTTCAGCGATATAAACATGGCACCAACATATTTGTCAACCTGGacgatgcaaaaaaaaggtgcgtAATGGTTGACTTTTACTCGGaatgtttaaataaatataaaaatgaatgtaGCTTTGTGTATTACCAAAACTATAACAGTAATAGTAACGTAATAATTAACGAAAATGTTGACATGATGGGACATGTGCACAGCACACATTTTTCATGTGAAAATATGGAGAGCATGGGCAATATGCCCATTTCGAGTGACAAATCGGCAATggtgaaagggaaaaatgcgcCAAAAAATTCAAGCAGTATAGGAATCGGGGTAGGTACATCCGTTATGCCTGGtgaagattttaaaaattttaatctccaaaaaaagaagcaagaGTCGTTAGACCCTTTGTTAAAGTGCATAAACTCCTTGTCGGATAGGATAAACCTTCAGCATTTAGTGGGAGACCCAACAACGTATTTCAAAGTTGGAGGGGGGGATATGTTCTACGACATTAACGATCCATTTTTGGATGACGAAGAAATGTATAAAGAATtgaacaaaacgaaaaatgaaataattctCACGAGACAGATAGAAGATGAGTATAGCGTGTGGAGTGCGGACATGTCAGACGATTATGTGGACATAAACCCGGACTCCTTCATCTCGTTTTACAGCTCCAAGTGTAAGTACGTCTATTCTAGCgatgaagaaggggaagagaaTAACACTAAAGTGTGCACGAGCGAGGtgaagaagggaaaggaaaaaaggggcgatGCGGATAGAACAAGCATAGCAGATGGGATGCACAGCTACACAAGTGGCAATGACAATGTGAACGACGCGGGTTTCTGCAAACGCGGTGATGAGTACAAGGGGAACGCTTCATACAGCTCCTCCTGCTCCAATTCTTCTGATGAAAGTGTCATAGAGTTAAACCAGTCCCACATGGACATAATAAATTATGAGCAAAATGTAAAcgattttattatatattcaagtgaagaagaaatcgAAGCATCTTCGTCTGAAGACGAAAATGACGAAGACGCAGAAGAGTCAGAGGCGTCTGATGAGGATATCATATTCAACCCCTTtgcttggaaaaaattcgaaaggCACATTCCCCCAGAATTTGTCAACTCTTTCGAAAAGTTAGAAAAAGAGTTGGATGCTCTCCCCTTGGAGGTTAACATAGAAGATATACAAGCCATCATAAAGGGGAACATTTACAGTATATTTGTCCAAGTTAGAGATAAACAAAAGAACATACTGAACCATTTTGACAAAACATTGGACGATTATGTCGAGATCGATATCAAACAGCTGAGGTGGCTGACAACCATTATGAATAAAACGTCCAATACGCTTAACGATATAGACATTTGCAGAATTTGGTTCGAACACATTTTCAACTACAACATTATGGTGTTCATTAATTGTGAGAAGGAGTTTGTTAGCAAGATAAAGAACTCGCagatttttgaaaaaaataataaggcTCATTTGAATGGTATTTTGAAGGACATGTCTTCGTGGAGGGCCTTCCAGGAGTATAAGGAGAAGCTGGCTCGCGAGGgcgcagagggggggggtgccACCACGTCTGGGACCACTATCTTGGGTGGTGCTGCTGGTGGTGCGgctgctactgctactaCCATTGCGGGTGCCTCCGGCGGCATTGCCAACGCGGCCGAGGGGGGCAGCCCCAATCGTGGCACAAACGGAGCGAAAGTGGGCTCCTCCCCCAGTCGAGGCGCGAGCAAAGCTGCCAACGATTGCAGCAAGAATGGCATTGGCCATGGAGAGCCCATCTGCAAAGAACCACCCGAATGTGTAAAATTGATAGACGCACGAAATgcggagaaggaaaagaagagcGCCATGTTGGAGATGCAGGGCAGGGAAGAAGCATTTGATGAAGCAGAAGATAAGGCGTATAACGATGTTCACTTGAAAACGGCGGATAGTCCAAAAAATGTACCGCTCTACGAGGGGAACATGGACTCTGTTTTTACTCCCCACTTTGCTAAGGACAGCGCTGTGAAGGAGGAACTAGCGGAAGGCGCAGGGGAAGGAGGTACCAAGGTCAAATTAGTCAACATAAAGAATGAGCACGCAGAAGCAAATTGCGACAGTGTGTCTCTGCACTTTTCGAATAATAGCACCATCGAACAGATAGACGGGGAGAAGATGGGGGGCAGTGACTACAGCTGTGCGCAAAACAATGGCTTGTTGAAAAAGGAGTGCCCCGGGGGGAATGGCGGCGAGGAGGACGAGGGGAGGGCGGCAACAGTAGAGGTACCAGTAGAGGCACCGGTAGAAGCACCAGTAGAGGCATCTGTAGAAGCACCAGTAGAGACCACCAGAGTAGCCGCCAACTCCCCATGTGGAGCTATCCTCCCCTTGACGGAGGCGCacggagagaaaaaaactaagGGGCCCTCCCAAAACAATGAAAGCTATACGGACATCGAACCGGATGGCCCCAAGGCGAGCAAAGGGGCCAACCCCAATGGTGGACAGAAGGAAGAGTACAAATCgttggaaaaattttttaaaaaatttgtagaCATTTCGTACGACATTTTAAATTacgtaaaaatgtttattaaGCAAAAGTGCTTTCTAAAAGATATGATCTCAGCAGGATTTGAAGCTCTCGTGGAAAAGCACAATAAGCATTTTATGAAGTTCCCTCACATGACAGTGTCTGAAATATTGACCAATCTCTTTAACTTCAGGTACAAGAccaatattattatttctcCAGATTATGTAGAAGCCCTGGTAGATTTCTATCaggagaaatacaaaatggacaTATCATATGATAaagggaagaataaaaaagtttttctttttgacaCCAACGAAATGCATAAGTTGAATAATGCCTATTATAGAAGTCGTAATAGTGGTAAGGAGAGAGGCTTGGTTAATGAGCATGAGCATTGTAAAGAGGAGCATAAAGGCAAATggggaggagggaaaagCGAGTTGGAGGATAAAGGGAACTACAGAAAAGGGGGTGGAGTTGGTAGCAGTGGAAGTATGGTCAGTAATGACTTGGTGCTGGGCCATTCTAAGGAgcgttttttccaaaatgcaGCGAATAAGAAGCAGggagttggaaaaaatgaccacTTAAGTATGAACAGTGCCATGGATATGAGTAGTAAAGTAACCAACAACAACACCCCCATGGGTGTTCCAACCTCAGGTGCAACAACGGATGGGggtaataataaaatgtctAGCAAGAAGAGAGCAAGTGAATCGGTTAAACACAGTCTCACGAAGGAGACGAACTCtttgacgaaaaaaaaacagaacaaAATGCAGTCCAATGATTTGTCCAAAAAAAGTTGGGACAAGAagaaaagcaacaaaaatgaaaagaaaatgtgctCTGCTACGCACATAATTATTTGTTCCGATAATGAGGAGAGtcagggggaggaagactCCCCTAGTGGGCAACACCAGGTGATgacaaaaatggctagccagaaagaaaaaaacaaaggagaaTGTCGAAACATCAGCATGTTGATAGAGAACataacgaagaagaagtgcAGCGCGAACAGTAGCTCCGTGGGTAGCTTGACGATCAACCATAACGTTGGCAGGGACCATCGCAGAGGCATCTGCAACCGCAGCTATGTTGGTCAGCACAAGGCCAACCTGCCGAACATGCCGAGTATGGTCAACGTGGTCAGCATGGGCAGCAGCTCTCAGGGCCGCCCGAAAGGCCACCCGCACAGCTCCCTACCGAGCAACAATAAGTTGCAAACCATTCGCAACATTTTTAGCAACTCCACCCCCATGCACCACAACAACGTGAACAATAACACCAGCAGTAGCAGCGGAATTTACAACGCACAGAGGAAGAGAGGCACCGAAGAAAACCTTCTCATTATTTCAGACGAGCAGAAAAACCTAAATTCAAACAACGTGCtcaacgaaaaaatgaaactgtataagaaaaggaaaatgaaaaatgacTATccatgtggaaaaaaaaacgcacaaacGAATATACTAAAGCTTAACAAagttaatgaaaaaatgaaggggaaaattttacattCAAATGAGAAGTGTGCAGtgtataaatgtattaacATCGAAAC AAACATCGCATAA
- a CDS encoding hypothetical protein (putative) — MYKEIMSDLTDLAHLKQLCKKKPDLLATLQSCKAKEYEEIWLILHKALEERTPPDKLLYDAENSTLLFREENDRQYLLTCTNFIYIYLQHLANNDKKRKKHIKLDSNFYSLFCKLIEVQFMLSDKELRMSFGKCLFQLCELNLEENEFSAHVKVNLLIFLLWKTCSSEGKSADVSKLKKNKDLCKYIKWGIPEKSTNSFYLLCSYSLNLPKFYAHPDGKFFLAHVWSQHESIASHLFNKFVHNTVVLSHDSINHYSQIIHSTWKNCEGVMKETLEMQIEHLVNLALKCPIKIAARFRNALSIFHNNKG; from the exons ATGTATAAAGAAATTATGAGCGACCTCACCGACTTGGCGCACTTGAAGCAGTTGTGCAAAAAGAAG CCGGACCTTTTAGCCACCCTGCAATCATGCAAAGCAAAAGAATATGAGGAGATATGGCTCATCTTGCACAAAGCATTGGAGGAGCGCACCCCTCCAGACAAGCTACTTTACGATGCGGAGAATTCGACTTTGCTCTTTAGG gaagaaaatgatagGCAGTATCTACTAACGTGCACcaatttcatatatatatatttacaacatttggcgaataatgacaaaaagaggaagaagcacataAAATTGGATAGCAATTTTTACTCTCTTTTTTGTAAGCTCATTG AGGTCCAATTCATGCTAAGCGACAAAGAACTGCGCATGTCCTTTGGGAAATGCCTATTCCAGCTATGCGAACTGAACttagaagaaaatgaattttCGGCTCACGTGAAAGTGAACctattaatatttttgttgtgGAAGACGTGCTCCTCGGAG GGCAAAAGTGCAGACGTCAGTAAACTCAAAAAGAACAAGGATTTgtgcaaatatataaaatggggAATTCCAGAAAAATCCACGAACTCGTTTTATCTGCTCTGTTCCTACTCACTGAATCTTCCCAAGTTTTATGCACA CCCCGATGGGAAATTCTTTCTGGCACACGTTTGGTCTCAACACGAAAGCATAGCGTCTCACCTTTTTAAC AAATTTGTGCACAACACGGTGGTCCTCTCGCATGACAGCATCAATCACTATTCGCAAATTATCCATTCGACGTGGAAG AACTGCGAAGGAGTAATGAAAGAGACACTGGAGATGCAAATTGAGCACCTCGTCAACTTGGCCTTAAAATGTCCCATTAAAATTGCAGCACGATTCAGAAATGCTTTAAGTATATTCCATAACAATAAGGGGTAA
- a CDS encoding hypothetical protein (putative) — MSTQVLNELWEIISEQKRSALVEVLINKLLKEKQHDNVKVEVLLGFYEMAKNKKTHKLFAKIFCRIKYLINDKSLRVRKNCIALVLELNKQLNENFCSKIDFTELIKRVTKDLFTYNVQSCIKKLSYAKYEHYERVKNKEICEFLKLASNLITYSMWKCSIKEQAKKCVNLLNDYPALMICISKFSTNLELVQRYKLASVLFEITNVKLGEEGNSILLGRGSAGNDGSGQGYPEGATTTGTSQTSMRTSGECLQDPIINGKYVKYASLLLCVAYLLKPKNEQEIELCGSEQIETFLKNKFKEDYFLTSIDTLMQQFYFKILKYVSLNQDAYVGIYKYGRRELLTLYRAKNEHVCKKFILPLFYKWRLLESVVSAHMHILNASIEFIFLYTCANPEWESARNGSSFLHGDRNFPFVEKDALGYFAYGEEVPDSDEGSEIKVTRLRCDKKDDPVDEKEKKKMCINDEKEINTLILLSLIVKKKKYHHILFKSFQSIIHNLVFKFNSYLLFIFDKLTQNDFELPPIFFSPHNGDKVEFNFVQFVLHDRAKIKGYFHLYISFFFLCYTSKRSNFPHDWDTLIDNTLRSIHLISSVKFKNEIEIVTSGSFAGMTAVGEVAAQVDDRFTEWATYTKTILHFVIHFLDMVEFTVAMKMTPIEDLDFSDFVKNVFMFYKCYELAWEGINGNEKRRTKTHTDEREERQALREVYLGVWTRVSEFLLFILNFDYFEKKAEMKISILYPFFLFTYEVIHKEDIERVMNKYAALIKQRETFFDFVKNYKKNNSMVSYMRESQVNYIQSILDNISLPKEKGSS; from the exons ATGTCGACCCAGGTCCTGAATGAACTGTGGGAAATAATCAGTGAACAGAAAAGGTCTGCCCTGGTGGAAGTGCTAATCAACAAGCTCCtaaaggagaagcaacacGATAACGTAAAGGTGGAAGTCCTTCTTGGGTTCTacgaaatggcaaaaaacaaaaagacaCACAAgctgtttgcaaaaatattctgCAGAATAAAGTACCTCATAAATGACAAGTCTCTACGAGTACGTAAAAATTGCATCGCCCTTGTCCTAGAATTGAATAAACAATTAAACGAAAATTTCTGTAGTAAAATCGACTTCACTGAGTTGATCAAGCGTGTCACCAAGGATCTATTTACATACAACGTGCAGTCATGCATAAAAAAGTTGTCCTATGCAAAATATGAACACTATGagagagtaaaaaataaggaaatatGTGAATTTCTCAAATTGGCTTCCAATTTAATTACTTATTCTATGTGGAAATGCTCCATAAAAGAGCAGGCAAAGAAAtgtgtaaatttattaaatgattATCCTGCTCTGATGATTTGCATCAGTAAGTTCTCTACTAATTTGGAGCTAGTGCAACGTTACAAGTTAGCTTCTGTGCTGTTCGAAATTACCAACGTGAAATTGGGAGAAGAGGGgaattccattttgcttgGAAGGGGGAGCGCTGGAAATGACGGAAGTGGACAGGGATACCCAGAGGGAGCTACTACCACAGGGACATCGCAAACCTCGATGCGTACCTCAGGGGAATGTCTGCAAGACCCCATCATCAACGGCAAGTATGTGAAGTATGCCTCCCTGCTGCTCTGCGTGGCGTACCTGCTGAAGCCAAAGAACGAACAAGAAATTGAATTGTGCGGATCGGAACAAATTGAAACGTTcctcaaaaataaatttaaggaGGACTACTTCCTCACCAGCATAGATACCCTAATGcagcaattttatttcaaaatacTTAAATATGTTAGCCTTAATCAGGATGCTTATGTGGGAATATACAAATACGGTCGGAGGGAACTACTCACTTTGTACAGAGCTAAGAATGAGcatgtgtgtaaaaaatttatccttCCGTTATTTTACAAGTGGAGGCTACTCGAGTCAGTTGTTTCagcacacatgcacattttaaatgcATCTAttgagtttatttttttatacacttGTGCGAACCCGGAGTGGGAGTCTGCCAGGAATGGAAGCTCCTTTCTTCACGGTGATAgaaatttcccatttgtggagAAGGATGCACTGGGTTATTTCGCTTACGGAGAGGAGGTACCCGACTCGGATGAGGGAAGTGAGATAAAAGTGACCCGCTTGCGTTGCGACAAAAAAGACGACCCCGTggacgaaaaggaaaaaaagaaaatgtgcataaatgacgaaaaggagataaatactctcattttgttatcactaattgttaaaaagaaaaaatatcaccaCATCTTATTTAAGTCATTCCAAAGCATTATACACAACTTGGTCTTCAAATTCAACTCGTATCTTCTGTTCATATTTGACAAGCTAACACAGAACGATTTCGAGTTgcctccaatttttttttctcctcacaaTGGAGATAAGGTCGAATTCAACTTTGTACAGTTCGTACTTCATGACAGGgctaaaataaaagggtacttccatttatatatttcgtttttcttcctttgttaCACGTCTAAGAGGAGCAACTTCCCACACGACTGGGATACCTTAATTGACAACACTCTGCGGAGTATTCATCTAATCAGTTCTGTTAAGTTTAAGAACGAGATTGAAATTGTTACGAGTGGGAGTTTTGCAGGGATGACTGCCGTAGGAGAAGTGGCTGCGCAAGTAGATGACCGGTTCACTGAATGGGCAACCTACACCAAGACGATCCTCCACTTTgtcat ACACTTCCTCGACATGGTCGAATTCACCGTCGCCATGAAGATGACGCCGATAGAGGATCTCGACTTTAGCGACTTCGTGAAGAACGTGTTTATGTTTTACAAATGTTACGAACTCGCCTGGGAGGGGATAAATGGCAACGAAAAGCGACGCACAAAAACCCACACGGACGAGCGTGAAGAGAGGCAAGCCCTGCGCGAGGTGTACCTCGGGGTATGGACCAGAGTAAGCGAATTTCTCCTGTTCATATTAAACTTTGactatttcgaaaaaaaagcagaaatgaagatatccattttgtatccatttttcctatttACGTACGAAGTTATTCATAAGGAGGATATTGAAAGGGTCATGAACAAATATGCAGCTTTAATTAAACAAAGAGAAACCTTTTTtgactttgtaaaaaattacaaaaaaaataacagcaTGGTGAGTTACATGCGAGAAAGTCAGGTTAATTACATTCAGTCCATCCTGGACAATATTTCACTGCCCAAGGAGAAGGGGTCCTCTTAA
- a CDS encoding hypothetical protein (putative), with translation MPIENADDGDMGDGNSCGREKGYDPEKSFDLESIFDQEKSFHREESHPEGANWSDDLSLLCRSFDSGSGEHADDPADDSIAEFIKKKKFMKGTLP, from the coding sequence ATGCCCATCGAAAATGCCGATGATGGGGATATGGGGGATGGGAATAGTTGCGGGCGTGAGAAAGGCTACGACCCGGAGAAAAGCTTTGACCTGGAGAGCATCTTTGACCAGGAGAAAAGCTTCCACCGCGAGGAGAGCCACCCCGAAGGAGCCAACTGGAGCGACGACTTGAGCCTCCTGTGCAGAAGCTTCGACAGCGGAAGCGGCGAGCACGCGGATGATCCCGCGGATGACAGCATCGcagaatttataaaaaaaaaaaaatttatgaaagGAACATTGCCATGA